A single window of Chloroflexota bacterium DNA harbors:
- a CDS encoding GNAT family N-acetyltransferase yields MSITVVQARPDSADAVQLITELDAHLAGQPYPPESRHAFSIAKLVQEGVAFFVTQYEGQLAGCGGIKLFGREYGEVKRMYVRPEYRGLGMGKAMLNHLAEYTRVRQVSVLRLETGIYQTDAIGLYEGFGFQRRPPFGEYKDDPLSVYYEKTIA; encoded by the coding sequence ATGTCAATCACCGTCGTACAAGCGCGCCCTGATTCTGCCGATGCCGTGCAACTCATTACTGAACTTGACGCGCACCTCGCTGGGCAGCCGTATCCGCCAGAAAGTCGTCATGCGTTTAGTATCGCCAAGCTCGTACAGGAGGGCGTCGCTTTCTTTGTCACGCAGTATGAGGGACAACTCGCCGGGTGTGGCGGCATAAAGCTGTTTGGCAGAGAGTATGGCGAAGTCAAGCGGATGTATGTCCGACCCGAGTATCGCGGATTAGGGATGGGTAAAGCCATGCTCAATCACTTGGCGGAGTACACCCGAGTACGGCAAGTGAGCGTGTTACGCTTGGAGACGGGGATTTATCAAACGGACGCGATAGGATTGTACGAAGGATTCGGATTTCAGCGCCGACCGCCGTTCGGCGAATACAAAGACGATCCCTTGAGTGTCTATTACGAAAAGACCATCGCGTGA